Proteins encoded in a region of the Coffea eugenioides isolate CCC68of chromosome 4, Ceug_1.0, whole genome shotgun sequence genome:
- the LOC113769182 gene encoding disease susceptibility protein LOV1-like, translating to MADPALSFVIERTGDLLIQKIVFLKGVRRQVERLQNDLVRMRCFLKDADQKQIEEERIRNWVSEIRAAAYDAEDVIEIFASKVEFFTKDKGLVTKLTYYPLKIGNLYKIGKEIESLRMRLKEIADSREEYGIKNLEGGTTTRGEELQWIRRSSPFSDEKDVVGFGEITKSLVAELLKEDRNRRVVSIIGMGGAGKTTLATKVYNHADVRERFNCRAWVCVSSSYDYKKMLRAIIKQLNPITNKLLDMLEKMEEEDLERRLYQDLQDKCYLVVLDDVWEVAAWDCLARRAFPDVGTSSRVLLTSRNRDVAQHADAYRHPYELKTLGQEDSWQLFLKKALGHGANAGCPSDLEEVGREIARRCGGLPLAITVIGGLLLGKNKSNTEWENVLNNFGAYLSRSQSEAGKISEAGAILELSYADLPANLKFCFLYLGLFPEDSVISVHKLIHMWVAEGIMQKRDAKNLEETAAYEDVERLCSRNMVQVAEMTVDKRIKSCRVHDLLRELAIRKAEDEIFFQIHGTRDDKISAKSRYLAVHSLPLDENYFGSSTPPLRSLLVFNIRSFGENFSLSFKSFKKLRILDLENAGMGNLPEGIGEVRLLRYLNLRDTHIERLPHSVGCLRYLQTLDIRTRKGPNQRVKVSNFIWKLESLRHLYARYMECDVPLKIEGLRNLQTLSRIRFDDIMHNDMITLTSLQKLGIWVDDRSDIDKLCLHLSEVGSLKTLRLCRYSGNPGSQGGFSKLRHVTELKLSNWTMLPPDFPPNLSRLSLKYVILDDDPMPVLEKLGQLSFLKMKFQFGGPISRHMVISRHGFHQLKFLVLKDRLMNEIKVEKGALPQLRCLRIRDCRKLQKLPEELKHISSLDALELVDMPEDFISGLDADLVSRVPNLRIF from the coding sequence ATGGCTGACCCTGCTCTCTCTTTTGTTATTGAGAGAACTGGCGATCTGCTAATTCAAAAAATTGTTTTCCTGAAAGGCGTTCGACGACAAGTTGAGAGGCTTCAAAATGATCTGGTCCGGATGAGGTGTTTCCTGAAAGATGCTGATCAGAAGCAAATTGAAGAAGAGAGGATCCGCAACTGGGTTTCTGAAATCAGAGCTGCTGCCTACGATGCGGAGGATGTCATCGAGATCTTTGCCAGCAAAGTTGAGTTCTTCACAAAGGACAAGGGACTCGTCACCAAATTGACGTATTATCCCTTGAAAATTGGGAACCTCTACAAGATAGGCAAAGAGATTGAATCCTTACGGATGAGGCTCAAGGAGATTGCTGATAGCCGCGAAGAGTATGGTATCAAAAATCTTGAAGGGGGAACGACTACGCGTGGGGAAGAGCTTCAATGGATCCGGCGATCCTCTCCTTTCAGCGACGAAAAGGATGTAGTGGGCTTCGGGGAGATAACAAAATCGCTGGTGGCAGAACTTTTGAAAGAGGACAGAAACCGCCGCGTCGTTTCAATCATTGGCATGGGAGGTGCTGGTAAGACAACTCTAGCCACAAAAGTTTATAACCATGCTGATGTTAGGGAGAGATTCAACTGCCGTGCTTGGGTATGTGTCTCTTCAAGCTACGATTACAAAAAGATGCTGAGGGCAATCATAAAGCAACTGAATCCAATAACTAATAAGCTACTTGACATGTTGGAAAAGATGGAAGAGGAAGACTTGGAACGAAGGCTCTATCAAGATCTACAAGACAAATGTTATCTTGTGGTGCTTGATGATGTATGGGAGGTAGCAGCGTGGGATTGTCTTGCCAGGAGGGCCTTTCCTGATGTTGGCACATCAAGTAGAGTGCTACTTACAAGTCGCAATCGGGATGTTGCCCAACACGCTGATGCTTATAGACACCCGTATGAGTTGAAAACTTTGGGGCAGGAAGACAGCTGGCAGTTGTTTCTCAAAAAGGCCTTAGGCCACGGAGCTAATGCTGGGTGTCCTTCGGATTTGGAAGAAGTAGGCAGAGAGATTGCAAGGAGATGTGGCGGTCTACCACTGGCCATAACGGTTATAGGTGGCCTGCTACTAGGCAAGAATAAGTCGAATACTGAATGGGAGAACGTTCTCAACAACTTTGGCGCATACCTATCAAGGAGCCAGAGTGAAGCAGGGAAAATTAGTGAAGCAGGGGCAATTCTGGAATTAAGTTATGCAGACCTCCCTGccaatctgaaattttgcttTTTGTATTTGGGTTTGTTTCCGGAAGACTCCGTGATTTCTGTGCACAAGTTGATCCATATGTGGGTTGCTGAGGGAATAATGCAGAAAAGAGATGCAAAAAATTTGGAGGAAACTGCAGCATATGAAGATGTGGAGCGACTTTGTAGCAGAAATATGGTCCAGGTGGCGGAAATGACGGTTGATAAGAGGATTAAAAGCTGCAGAGTCCATGATTTACTGCGAGAGCTTGCAATCAGAAAGGCagaggatgaaattttttttcaaatccatGGCACCAGAGATGATAAAATATCAGCCAAATCCAGGTACCTTGCTGTTCATAGTCTCCCTCtggatgaaaattattttgggTCTTCGACCCCTCCTCTCCGGTCTCTACTTGTTTTCAATATCCGCAGTTTCGGGGAAAACTTTAGTCTTAgcttcaaaagtttcaaaaagcTCAGGATACTAGACCTTGAGAATGCTGGGATGGGTAATTTGCCAGAAGGAATTGGTGAAGTCAGGCTTCTAAGGTACCTCAATTTAAGAGACACACACATTGAAAGGCTCCCTCATTCCGTCGGTTGCTTGCGATACCTACAAACTCTTGACATACGGACAAGGAAAGGCCCAAATCAGAGAGTGaaagtttcaaatttcatttggaagcttgaaagtttaCGGCATCTATATGCGCGTTATATGGAATGTGATGTGCCTCTTAAGATTGAAGGATTGAGGAATCTCCAGACTTTGTCACGCATACGCTTTGATGATATCATGCATAATGACATGATAACTCTGACAAGTCTTCAGAAACTGGGGATTTGGGTGGATGACAGGTCAGACATAGACAAACTCTGTCTGCATTTATCTGAGGTTGGAAGCCTAAAGACGTTACGTCTTTGTCGGTATTCGGGAAATCCAGGATCTCAAGGTGGATTTTCTAAGCTCCGTCATGTAACAGAGCTTAAGCTATCCAATTGGACAATGCTGCCTCCTGATTTCCCTCCAAATCTCTCTCGCTTGTCTTTGAAATACGTAATTCTCGATGATGACCCAATGCCAGTACTGGAGAAGTTGGGACAGCTGTCGTTcctcaaaatgaaatttcaatttGGGGGACCCATTTCTAGGCATATGGTCATTTCTAGGCATGGGTTTCACCAATTGAAATTCCTTGTGCTCAAGGACCGACTCATGAATGAAATAAAGGTGGAGAAAGGTGCACTGCCACAGCTTCGGTGCCTGAGAATCAGGGACTGCCGCAAATTACAGAAATTGCCGGAAGAGCTGAAGCACATATCTAGTCTTGATGCGCTCGAGCTTGTGGACATGCCAGAAGATTTCATCAGTGGGCTTGATGCGGACCTGGTATCCCGTGTCCCTAATCTCAGAATATTTTGA